A window of Marinobacter halotolerans genomic DNA:
CATCCCCTGCCTTACGCATGGACTTGACCATTTCCGAGAGAAACAGGCCTTCAAACTGCTCCGCGACTTCCCGCAGCGCGCCCTGCTTGTCGGTGCGCGCCTGGGTTTTGAGCCGGTTCAGGCCTTCAAACTCGGTATAGATCTGTGCTTTCTGAACGCTGAAGTCCTGCATCGCCGCACCTATATAACAATCAGCTCGGCACGAAGCGCGCCGGCCTGCTTGAGTGCTTCCAGTACCGCCATCACATCCCCCGGGGCCGCGCCCACCTGGTTCACTGCCTGGACGATCTGGTTCAGGGTAACCGCGGGCCCGAACTGGAACATTCGGGCCGGCTCCTGGGTAATGGCAATCTGGGTATTGGGTTCAACCACCGCGTCGGCGTCAGTAAACGGGTTGGGCTGTTCTACTTCAGGGTTTTCCTGGATGGTCACTGTCAGATTGCCATGAGTCACCGCAGCGGCCGTCACCTGCACATTCTTGCCCACCACAATGGTGCCGGTGCGGCTGTTGATGACGACTTTCGCGGCTTCCTCGGCCGGCTCAACGTTCATGTTTTCCAGAATCGATAGAAAGCTTACCCGCTGCGACGGATCCCGCGGTGCCCTCACAGATACCGACGTGGCATCGTGGGCGTAGGCCATATCCGGCCCCAGGTTGCCGTTGATGGCCTCAACCACTCGCCGGGCCGTGGTGAAATCCGGGCGCAGCAGGTTAAAAGTGATGGTGTCGCCCTGAGCGAACACCGAGTTGACCTCACGTTCAATGGTTGCACCGTTGGGAATACGACCGACACTGGGGATATTCACGGTGATACGCGAACCGTCGGCACCGCCAGCCCCGAAGCCGCCAACCAGAAGGTTGCCCTGCGCCATCGCATAGACCTGGTTGTCCGCGCCTTTAAGCGGCGTCATCAACAAAGTGCCGCCGCGAAGACTGTCAGCATTGCCGATGGAAGACACGGTAATATCCATTTCCTGACCGGGCTTGGCAAAAGGCGGCAGATTGGCCGTCACAGTTACCGCGGCCACGTTAGCCAGACCCAGGCTGGCGCCAGGCGGCAAAGTGATGCCGAACTGGTCCATCATGTTGCGGAAGGTCTGGTTGGTGAACGGGGCGGAGTCCCCTGTGCCGTCAAGGCCCACCACCAGGCCGTAACCGACCAGCTGGTTGTTACGCACACCCTTGATGCGTGCCAGGTCTTTCAGGCGGTCCGCCAGCACCGGCGCGGCAATCACCGACAACATAATCAGGGCAACAAAAAACCGAAGTGTTTTCATAGCGGGAACCACTCGCTGTTAAAGAAGCGTGCCAGCCAGCCCATCTGATTGGCCTGGTCGAAATCACCGGTACCGCCGTAGGCAATACGGGCGTCGGCTATGCGATTCGAAGCCACCGTATTGTCTGGCTCAATATCCTGCGGGCGCACAAGCCCTGTCAGGCGAATGTATTCATCACCATTGGTCAACGACAGCCATTTCTCGCCACGAACCCGAAGTACGCCGTTGGGCAGAACCTGGGTAACGGTCACAGTGATACTGCCGTCCAGGCTGTTGCTCTGATCCGCTTCCGCCGAGCCTTCAAAATCCCGTTCCATATTCGCCTCTGTTGCCACGCCCAGATTGGAGCGGTTCAGAATCTGAGGATTGGGCAGGGAAATCTCGTTGTCCTTGGTAATACTGCTTTCGGCATTCTTGCTGGCCTGGGTGGACTCCTGAAGCTCTACCGTCAGGATATCCCCCACATTCAAAGCCACCGTATCGCCATACAGGCTGAAATTGCGGGAAGGCTGGTAGATCGCGCCGGAGTCCGGGTCGCGCTGCATCATGTTGTCCGCAACCACCGGCGCATAAGCCGGGTCATTGGGCATCGGCCGTTCACGGTTCAGCGCGGTGCAGCCCTGCAGCAGCGCGAGGCCGCAGATCAGCAATAGGGTGCCAACCCGGCGATCGCTTCTGGATGTGAATATGATGAACGTCATAACCTGTCCCCCGGCCGCCACTCAGTGCTAGCCGATATTATTCGTGATGAACTGAAGCATCTGGTCAGTGGCAGACACCACCTTCGAGTTCATCTCGTAGGCCCGCTGCGTGGTAATCATGTTGACCAGTTCTTCCACAACCTCGACGTTTGAGGCTTCAACCATGCCCTGCTCGAGCGAACCCAGGCCTGAAAGACCTGGCTCGCCTTCGGTGGGGTCACCGCTGGCGTTGGTGGCCTTGTAAAGGTTGTTACCAATGGCCTGCAAACCCTGGGGATTAATGAAATCCACCAGCGTAATCTGGCCCAGGTTCTGGGGCGCGGACTGATCATCAGTGATGGCCGTTACCGTTCCATCCTTGCCGATGGTGATCGTGGAGGCGTTCTCCGGGACGTTGATATTGGGCTCAAGGGGGTAACCGGACGGACTCACAATGTCGCCATCGGAGTTCAGCTGAAACTGACCATCCCGGGTATAGGCAATCTGCCCATCCGGCTGCAGCACCTGCATAAAGCCCCGGCCATCAATCGCCAGGTCCAGCGGCTGCTCTGTCACCTCCAGATTGCCCTGGGAAAACTGCTTTGCCGTTCCCACGATGCGCACACCGGTACCCAATTGCAGCCCCGATGGCAGTTCGGAATTCTGGGTATTCAGGCCGCCCGGTTGACGGTCGATCTGATAAAGCAAGTCCTGGAATACCGCCCGGTCCCGTTTGAAACCCGTGGTGTTTACGTTGGCCAGGTTGTTGGAAATGGTGGCCATGTTGGTATCTTGGGCGCTAAGCCCGGTCTTGCTGACCCAAAGTGCTGGATGCATGTTCTTCTCTCCTTGCCGAGGCGTTCAGACAGCGGCCAGAATTTGCCGCTTCAGCCCGCCCGGCCGAGTTTCGATCGGTTTATCAGAGGTTCTGCAACAGTCGTGCCGAAGCCTCGGAATTCTCGTTTGCCGTGGTCATAACCTTCACCTGCATTTCGTACTGCCGTGACAACTGGAGGTTGGAGATCATTTCCTCTACCGCGTTAACGTTGGAACTTTCAAGAAAGCCAGACACCACACGCTGGTCGCCCACTGCTGGCTCCGGGCCATCAATCGCCTGGTCGGGTTTGCGCTGAATAAAGCCCTCCAGTCCCTTTTCCAGAGCCTCGCGGGGTGGATTCACCAGTTTCAGGCGATCCACTTCCACCAGCTGGTCTGGCGGACCGCCTACTGGCACAACCGAGATGGTGCCGTCAGAGCCAATCTGGACGTTGTCAAAGGGAGGGAGTGCAACCGGACCACCGTTGCCGAGAACCATTTCGCCGCTGGAAAGGCGCACCAGGCCGTTAACATCTACCTGCAAGCTGCCGGTACGGGTAAAAACCTCTTCACCCTGCTGGTTCTGAACCGCCAGCCAGCCTTCACCGTCTACCGCGATATCGAGCTTGCGGCCGGTATCCTGAAGGGCACCTGCTGACAGATCGGTACCCGGGCGTTCGGACATGGCATAGGCGCGGGTCGGATGATGTTCGCCGAACACCGGCATACTCCGGGCCTGGGCGAAGTCCCGCTTGAAACCGGTGGTGCTGACGTTAGCCAGGTTGTTGGCATGGGCGCGCTGGGACAGCATGTTCTGCTTGGCGCCGGACATTCCAATATAGAGGGCTTTATCCATGGGAAAACTCCTGCCGGAATATTGACTGTTTCCAGTCCTTTTATCCTATTCCTGCAGGAGTTGTGCCAGATTTCGTTTCAGGTGTTATCTGAGGTTGATAATGGTCTGGGTCACCGCATCGGACGTCTCGATGGTCTTGGCATTCGCCTGATAGTTTCGCTGGGCGATAATCAGGTTAACCAGTTCCGCCGACAGATCCACGTTGGATTCTTCCACCGAGCTTGCCTTGATCGCACCCAGGGTGCCGGTGTCAGGCGCGCCGATAATCGGCTGACCGGACTCGAAGGTTTCAACCCAGGCGGTATCCCCTACCGGCGCCAACCCGTTGGTGTTGCTGAACGAAGCCAGCGATACCTGTCCCAGGGACGTGGACTGTCCGTTGGTGTAGCGGGCGAACAGCACGCCCTCACCGGAAACGTCCAGGCCTGACAGCCGACCGGTGGTGTAGCCGTTCTGCTGCTGATCCGTCACCCCGAATTCACTGCCGTACTGGGTCGTCTCTGACAGGTTCAGCACGAAAGCGGATGTGGTTGGCGGCTCCGGAATCGGAGTGGTGATCGGGTTGCCAGGCGCAGGTGGGCCGTCAGCCCCGTTGGGGGTTCCATCCGCGCTTTTCGGGACCCAGTCATCAATCAGGATTTCGCCACTGGGATCTCCGTTTATAGACTGCAGATTACCATCCTGGTCAAACCGCGCCTGATACGGATTAGTGTCGGTACCACCAACGAATTCCCCGTCAATCTGCAGGTAAATCGACCACTCACTGACGCCTATTCCATTGCCGGGTGCCGGCTGCTTCACGTAAAACTGGCTGATCTCGTGGGAGTTGCCAAGACTGTCGTAGATTGTCGTCGTGGTGGCGTGGTTATAGGTGCGCTGATCGTTCGGGTTGAACTGGTTGGTGATATTGATCGAGCGGCTTGTCCAGGAATCAGCAAGGTTGGTACTGCCGGCCGTCGAGACAATGTTGGTAATCTCGCGGTCCGCCTGGGGACGCACAGTGCCTACGGTAGTTTCCGGCGCCTGAGTCAGGCCGGTGCTTGAGAAGCCTGCTGTCAGGTTGTTGCCGCGATTATCCACCAGACGCAAGTTGCCACCTACCAGGGAAGCGTTAATGGTCGGCGCCTGGGCGGTGTTGATAGCGTTTACCAGAGACTGGGCGTCGGTCACGCCCACGGTGTCCACGGGCACGTTCACATTACCGACAGCCAGATCGAACGAGAAGCTTCCCGAGCCAATCGCAGTGTTCAGATCAGCCTCGCTGATACCTTCGTACTGGGTGGTAGCCGAAGCCGACAAGCCGTCCACACCGTTGAGTACATCCACAACATCTGACGCAGAGTAGTCCGCCACGTTGGCCGGATTAATGGTGGTCGTTACCGTCGATCCGTCATCATAGGTGATCTCAAACGTTTCCTGAGGAAGTCCCGCCGTTGACGGCGTTGTCGCTGGTACCGTGAAACCGCCGAAATCGCCCATGTCTGCGACGCGACGCTCCAGGACCGTCTCTCTTGAATCTAGGTTGAGATCGGACTGTAATTCAGTGGTGCGACGTGGCGCCAAGTTGCCGGATTCAATCTGCAGGTCACCACGAACACCGGACAGGTTGCCGTCTTCATCTGCCGTAAAACCCTGGAGCCGCATGTTCTGGTTGTTGGTGATAAACCCTTCTTTATCGAGGCCAAACTGCCCAGCGCGGGAATAGCGAACTTCGCCACCGTTGCTTAGCGTAAAGAAGCCGTCGCCGTTGATAGCCATATCAAGGCCGCTATCAGTGAAGCTGATGTTGCCCTGACTGAACGATTGCTTGACGTCCTGCACCCGCACACCATCGCCAATATTCGCGTTGCCGGAGCTAAGAAACCCGCTGGCGTAGAGATCGCCAAACTGGGCCTTGCTGCCCTTGAACCCCACGGTACTGGCGTTCGCAATATTATTACCGGTAACGTCAAGATCAACCGACGCTGCCCTTAATCCACTAAGACCCGTGTTAAAAGCCATACTTCACCTCTTGATCTGTTCCGGTATTAGTTAATCTGTTGAACTTCAGACAGGGCGATCGAGCCCATGCCTGCCAGATTTAGCGTGACACTGCCACCCTGCCCCAGCGACACACTGTCAACGTTCGCACTTACCATGGTGCCCAGCTGCTGCTGGCCATCCGGGTAGGAGGCTTCGGCAACAATCCGGTAAGGCCCGGGCGGCAAACTGTTGCCGTTACCGTCCTTGCCATCCCAGTCGAACCCGGCAACCCCCGGCTGCTGTGCTCCCAGATCCATCTGTCGCACTCTTTCACCGGCGCTGTTCTCGATGGAAACCCGAAGCCCTGACGTAGTGGCCGGCACCTGGACGTTACCGGAGATCTGTCCCTCCGGGCCCAGAATGCCGATCTGCGATGGCGCCAGAACCGTTCTGCCAACCATTGCTGAAGCCTGCAGTGCCTGGGTTGACCGGAACTGACTGACGACGTCATCAACGCTGCCGGAAAGCTTCTGCATCTCTTCAAGAGAGCTGAACTCCGCCAGCTGGGAAATAAATGCTCCGTTATCCTGGGGCTTGAGCGGATTCTGATTCTTGAGCTGGGCAATCATCAGCTCCATGAACTCGTTCTTGCCAAGCGCATTCTTGTCGCCGGCCTTGTCCTGGTCCAGCCGGTACTTGCTCAGCACATCCGAGGCGTCTGTCGGGTTAATGACACTCATAGGGAAATCCTCGCTCGATTATTGCTGACCCAGGGTCAGGATGCGCTGCATCATGGTCTTGGCGCTGTTCATGATATCCACGTTCATTTGGAAGCTACGGGACGAGGACATCATGTCTGCCATTTCCTCAACCACGTTGACGTTGGGGTAGAAAACATAGCCGTCCTCGTTAGCCGCCGGATGGTCGGGCTCGTAGCGCATCTGCAGTTCGGCGTTGCTTTCCACAATGCCGTCAACCTGGACACCGGCTCCCGGCCCTTCGCGCTCACTGGCAAAGGCCAGATTCTGTTGGGACGGATTCATCAGGGACTGCTGAATCGCGGAGAAAACCGGCTTGCGAGCCCGATAGGTCTCATCGGTGCTGGAACTTGCGGTTTCCGCGTTGGCGATGTTGGATGCGGTCGTGTTCAGTCTCAGTGACTGGGCCGTCATGCCGGAACCCGCGATGTCGAAAATGTTACCCAGAGACATTGTCATGCTCCCTATTCAAAAGATCGCGGTCCGATTACTGACCGGAAATGGCCTTCTTCAGCCCGTTAATTTTGCCGTTGAGAAACTCAAAACTGGCCTGGTAATCCATGGCGTTGCGCATGAACCTTGCCTGCTCCTGCTGGGCATCCACGGTATTGCCATCGACTGATGGCTGATGCGGGACGCGGTACAGCAGTTCACTGGGCATTCCCGTGGAGCCAGATGACGTATCCATGTGGCGCGCGTGGGTTTTTTCCATACCAACCCCGCCCATAGCATGCTTCGCCTGGTCCACCATCGAACTGAAGTCGATGTCCCGCGCCTTGAAGCCCGGGGTATCAGCGTTTGCAAGATTGTTGGCCAGCACCTCAGCACGCTTTACCCGCGCATTCAGTGCCTGTTCGTGAATTCCCATTGCGCTGTCGAGGGAGATCGCCATAATTCCTCCAGATCCTGAGCATACCGGCAGAGTTGTTGTTGCCGGTTTTCCGCTTTGAAGAGGTCAAAGCAAGCAGGATGCCAGTTTGGAGATTATCCCCGGTTGTTGATCCGGGGCCGCCCGGGACGGGCGTTTCAGGGCGTACTTATAAGAACAAGACGGGGTTTGGCGGCAAGCTGGCAGGATAGCCAGCGGGCAGAAGCGGCAATAGATTTCCCCAGGGTGGCCTGGGGCAAGATCAGCCCGGCCAGCGCTGCACAAAGCTGGCCTGGTCGGGCCTTGGCACGGCGGCTTTTTCACTGGCCACGGTTCCCACATACAGAAAGCCGGTAATCAATTCGTTACTACCCAGGCCAAGGCCAGCCGTTACGGTCGGATGGTAGGCCATGGCACCGGTCCGCCACATGCCACCGAAACCGGCAGACTGAAGTGCCAGCAGCATATAGCCCAGGCCGACCGCCGCAGACATCGTCTGCTCTAGCTCCGGCACTTTCGGGTGGGACTGATGGCAGGCAATACCGACAATGACCATCGGAGCGCGCAGTGGAGACTGCAACAATTTGTTCCGCTCTTTCTCTGTTGCGTCCGGCCCGCAGGTTGAAGCAAAAAGCTCACCCAGGGACTTCAAGCCTTCACCTTCTACCACCAGATAGCGCCAGGGTCGAAGAAGAGCGTGGTCTGGCGCGCGGGCCGCACAATCAAAGGCCTGGCTCAAAGTTTCGGGGTCGGGTGCAGGTGCTTCCAGCCTGGGTTCGGAAGAGCGTTTCAGAAGCGCATCTATTACAGCCGTCATAGGATCTCTCTATTGCCGTTGCCAGAGTGTTTATTATGCCCTGCCTGATCGCAAAGCATGGTTTATTATGTGAATTGTGACACAAACTGTTTACTGTTAGTCTTTAGTCGTAGTCTATTAATAAATAGTGAAGTAAGAGAAAACTTCTTCTAATAAAAAGACTGTTTTTCGGCCATGTCAGACATTGAATGATGAACGCACCTGTTGAGCTCCGGAGCGCCAGCTCCAATACAAGCAAAAGCGCTGTTCTGGACTCTCAGAACAACCCGGTGGCCATACCGCCGATGCCGGACTATAACGGCAGAATTCTGGCCTATACCGCCACCGGAAGCGTCATCGCAGCCGGCCTGGCCCAGGGGCTGTTCGCCGGCTGGATGATATGGACCCTGGTTGCCGCCCTGATCTGGCCCCACGTTGCCCACCAGTTAACCCGTCGTACTTTTCTGCGCCATTCAAATCGCATCCGACAGAAAATGCTGCTAGTGGACTGTGCCATTGGCGGCGGGTTTATAGGAACCATCGGTCTGGTGGTCATCCCGTCTATATCCGTTCTGCTGATGCTGATGTTCAGCTGCCTGATCATCGGTGGTGTGCGCCAATGGGTCTTCGGCAGCCTGATCACCATTGCCGCCGCCGGAGCGGCCGTATCGGTTGTCGGGCTTGCACCCTCACCCCAGTCGCCTTTGCTGACCAGCATCATCGCGATTCTGGCCACCGGGTGCTACATCTGCGTGACCGCCTTCTATTCCCATCAGCAGGCCCGTGCGCTGATGCTGGCAAAGACCCAGATCCAGAACCAGCGGGAACAATCGATTGCGCTTTCCCACAAGCTGTCAAAGTACCTTTCGCCCCAGGTCTGGCAATCCATCTTTACCGGCGAGCGGGATGTCCGTCTTGAAACCCAGCGTAAAAAATTGGCGGTTTTTTTCTCCGACATCAAGGGCTTTACCGAACTCTCCGAGGAAATGGAGCCGGAAGCCCTGACCGAGCTGCTGAACCACTACTTTAACGAAATGTCGGAAGTAGCCCTCAAATACGGCGGCACCATCGACAAGTTCGTGGGTGATTCCATCATGATTTTCTTTGGTGACCCCACCAGTGAAGGCCAGAAACAGGACGCCCTTTCCTGCGTGTCCATGGCCATTGATATGCGCAAGCATATGAAGATCATGCGCCAGAAATGGAGAAGCCAGGGCATCAAAACGCCTCTGGAGATCCGCATGGGCATCAGCACCGGCTACACCACCGTTGGCAACTTCGGCGCCGAAAACCGGATGGATTACACCATCATCGGCAAGGAAGTGAACCTTGCCAGCCGGCTGGAATCCCTGGCCGAACCCGGAGAGATCCTGATTTCCTACGAGACCTTCTCCCTGATCAAGGACCGGATCATGTGCCGCGACAAGGGCGAAATAACAGTCAAGGGCTTTGGCCGCCCGGTGCCCATCTATGAAGTGGTGGATTTCCGGCGCGACATGGGGCCCCACCGCAGCTTCCTGGAACACGAACACAGCGGCTTCGCCATGTATCTGGATTCGGACAAGATCACCGAAAAAGAGCGGGAATCCATTCTTCTTGCCCTGGAAGACGCCGCCGACCGGCTGCGTCGCGAGGAAGAATAATTACTGCCGGATCAACCGCGGACCGGGGCTGGCATCCGGTACGGTACTCCGCAGCGGATTGATGTCCAGCCCGCCCCGGCGGGTGTAACGCGCGCATACCGTCAGGTGCTCCGGCCGGAACCTGGCCATCAGATCCGTAAAAATCGTTTCCACACAGTGCTCGTGAAAATCCTGCGTCTGGCGGAAACCCACCACGTACCGCAGCAATGACGCCCGGTCGATCGCCGGGCCAGTGTATTCCACCAGCAAGGTCGCCCAGTCCGGCTGGCCGGTAACCGGGCAATTGCTTTTCAGCAAGTGGGAACAGAGCCGTTCGGTAACGATCTCATCAGAGGCCTGGCCAAGCACCCCCGGGTCGTACTCGTATCCAATTTCATCAACAGATTCGTTGTCAATCAGCACGAAACCTTCCGGCCGGCCCGCCAGTCGCACCCCCTCGTCGACACTGTGAAGCCGCACCGAAACCGCTGCGCCACTGGCGCTGGACAGATCCTGGGCAATCACCTCACCCACTCGCTCGGCAGAGGAAAATACCGCCTGATTCAGCGAGTTCAGATAAAGCTTCATGGACTTGGATTCGATGATCGACGGTGACGCCGCGGGCACCAGGATTTCTGCCCAGGCCACGGCCGGCACTCCGTCAGAACGCAACCAGGAAATCTCCCAACCCTGCCACAGGTCCTCTCCGAACCAGGGCCAGCGGCCATCCTCAAGCCCGATCTTGCGACGGTTGACGTCACGGGCCACAGGGAACAGCAGCGCCGGGTCGTAGCTGTCCGGGTATTCGCTGGATTTGCCCAATGGTGCATTGATTAACGACATAAGCGGCCCCCGGCCCGTAAAAGACTAGCTGCGGATGCCCTTGCCACGCTCCAGCATGCGAAGCGCTACCGCAGAAAAGAGCGTAATAAACACCAGAATCATTCCCAGGGCAATATAGGGATTAACGTCAGACACCCCAAGAATGCCATAGCGAAACGCGTTCACCATGTACAGGATCGGATTGATCATCGACACGCCCTGCCAGAAGGCCGGCAGCATATCGATGGAGTAGAACACCCCGCCGAGATAGGTCAGCGGCGTCAAGACGAAGGTTGGCACAATCGAGATATCGTCGAATTTGGTGGCCAGCATCGCATTGATAAAGCCGCCTACTGCAAACAGCGCCGACGTCAGAAACACCGTCAGAATAACCATAGGCAGGTTGTGAATCGACAGATCGGTAAACGCCAGGGACACCAGGGTGACGATCAGACCGATACCCAGCCCTCTTGCCATACCGCCGGCCACGTAGCCGGCCAGAATGATCCAGTTGGGCACGGGCGACACCAGCAGTTCTTCAATGCTGCGCTGGAACTTCATGGAGAAGAAAGACGACACCACGTTGGCGTAGGAGCTGGTAATCACGGCCATCATGATCAGCCCGGGAACAATGAACGCCATATAGTTGAAGCCGCCCATCTCACCAATGCGCGAACCGATCAGGTTGCCGAAGATAATAAAATAGAGGGTCATGGTGACCGCCGGCGGCAGCAGTGTCTGCGGCCAGATCCGGGTAAAGCGTCGCACTTCCCGCAGAACAATGGTGTTGAACGCGGTAAACATGGCGTCTGTTCTCATGCCACACCCTCCCGGGCCGGTTTGGGCTGCCGGGCGTTGGCGTTCTCTTCAACCATGCGCAGGAACAGCTCTTCCAGGCGGTTGGCCTTGGTTCTCATGCTCACCACGCGAATGCCCTGGGACTCCAGTTCGATAAACATGCCATTCAGGCTGTGGCCTTTCTGGACTTCCACCAGCAAGGCGCCTTCGGAATCCAGCCGGCCGTCGAAGTTTTTGAGCTTGGGCGCTTCCGTCAGTGGCTTGTCTGTGTCCAGCACAAAGGTTTCCACGCTCAGCTGCTGAAGCAGCTCGCGCTTGCTGGTGTGCTTGAGGATCTTGCCATGGTCGATGATGGCAATGTTCCGGCACAGGGCCTCGGCTTCTTCCAGGTAATGAGTGGTCAGAATAATGGTGGTGCCCTGACGGTTCATTTCCTGCAGGAAGGTCCACATGGAGCGGCGCAGTTCGATATCAACACCGGCCGTGGGCTCGTCCAGAATCAGCAACTTGGGCTCATGCACCAGTGCGCGGGCAATCATCAGTCGTCGCTTCATGCCGCCGGAAAGCATCCGCGCGGGCGAATCCCGCTTGTCCCAAAGGCCAAGTTTGCGAAGGTACTTCTCTGCCGACACCGCCGCCTTTTTTAGCGGTATGCCGTAATAGCCCGCCTGGGTGGTGACAATGTCGAACACTTTTTCAAACTGGTTGAAATTGAACTCCTGGGGCACAACCCCGAGGTTCAGCTTGGCATCGGAAAGATGGGTATCAATGTCAGACCCGAACACGCGGACCTTGCCCGAGGTCTTGTTAACCAGCGAGCACACAATGCCCAGGGTGGTGGATTTGCCGGCGCCGTTGGGGCCCAGCAGGGCAAAGAAGTCCCCTTCCGCCACGTTCATGTTGATGCCTTTCAAGGCTTCAAAGCCATCCCCGTAGGTCTTTACAAGGTTCTCTATCTCAAGTGCGTTGGTCATAGCCATTCCATCTGGAACCGAACATCGGAAAACCACTTGATGGCGGCCGAGCGGGGAAATTTCAAGTACAGCCGGACATTCGCGCCCGCCAGCCAAAAGCTGAAACTGCGACAGGTTTCCCGATATGCTCGAACGACCATCCCTATAATGCCGGTTACAACAATTTACAAACGGTTCTGCAGCCACCTGTTGCAAGGCTCACCGCAGGATCCGAAGCAGGGATGTACGCGCAATCATGAGATCCGTTCACCTGAAAACAGGCTATTTTCTGCTGATGTCCACGTTTGTGCTGGCAGGCTGTCTGGGCGGCGACGGAAACGGCGGCAGAGGTGATGGATCAAAAGTCGGCCAGATCACCCCTACCGGCATTTCCGGCCTCACCTACCAGACCGCCAGCCGCAGTGGAACCACCGGCGAGGAAGGGCAATACCGCTATTTCCCCGGAGAAGAACTGTCCCTTTTAGTTGGCGACCTGTCCCTGGTGAGCGGCGTACCGGTAGAGCCCGTCGTCACCCCCCTGGAATTCTTCGAACCCGAGCGGGACGCCCTGAAAATTGCAGGTACCACAGAGGAAGGCCTGCAAAGCCATCGAATCACTGAACAGCAGCTGATCCAGACATCCGATTCCGTCATCAACCTGACCCGGTTTCTTCTGGCCCTGAACTGGCGTCTGAGAGTGTCCGACGGTAACGGTGTCGAGATACGCCAACGTGTCATCGACCAGTTGAACGCTACCCTGCCCACGCTTCCGGAACCTATCGATTTCAATGTATCCAGAGGGGAGTTTGCCTTTGAAGAGGAAGACGCTCTTTCCCCTGCGAACCAGCTGCTGGCGGAAATCTGTTTCTATCCGCCGGGGGATGAGCTGTGCGAGGAACCACCAACACTGGAACGAATCGAGAACGCGCCGCCCCGGCCGGAAGATCCGGAAGACCGGGACCCCGAGGTCGAGTACAGCGAGGATCTGCAGGCAAAGCGGGACCGGATTCTGAAGTCAATCCGCAGCATCGACAGCGTAGATGTGGAAACGGCGGAAGGTTACCTCACCCGGGAACTGGACATCATCAGCACCGAACTGGGCAAGCGTTACTATCTGAAAGAGTTTGTGGCGCAATTTCCTGAATCGGATACATCCATCAAGACCGTCAGGGTAAGAAAGATTGCCGGCACGCCTGAGCT
This region includes:
- a CDS encoding flagellar basal body P-ring protein FlgI; its protein translation is MKTLRFFVALIMLSVIAAPVLADRLKDLARIKGVRNNQLVGYGLVVGLDGTGDSAPFTNQTFRNMMDQFGITLPPGASLGLANVAAVTVTANLPPFAKPGQEMDITVSSIGNADSLRGGTLLMTPLKGADNQVYAMAQGNLLVGGFGAGGADGSRITVNIPSVGRIPNGATIEREVNSVFAQGDTITFNLLRPDFTTARRVVEAINGNLGPDMAYAHDATSVSVRAPRDPSQRVSFLSILENMNVEPAEEAAKVVINSRTGTIVVGKNVQVTAAAVTHGNLTVTIQENPEVEQPNPFTDADAVVEPNTQIAITQEPARMFQFGPAVTLNQIVQAVNQVGAAPGDVMAVLEALKQAGALRAELIVI
- the flgH gene encoding flagellar basal body L-ring protein FlgH, coding for MTFIIFTSRSDRRVGTLLLICGLALLQGCTALNRERPMPNDPAYAPVVADNMMQRDPDSGAIYQPSRNFSLYGDTVALNVGDILTVELQESTQASKNAESSITKDNEISLPNPQILNRSNLGVATEANMERDFEGSAEADQSNSLDGSITVTVTQVLPNGVLRVRGEKWLSLTNGDEYIRLTGLVRPQDIEPDNTVASNRIADARIAYGGTGDFDQANQMGWLARFFNSEWFPL
- the flgG gene encoding flagellar basal-body rod protein FlgG, whose amino-acid sequence is MHPALWVSKTGLSAQDTNMATISNNLANVNTTGFKRDRAVFQDLLYQIDRQPGGLNTQNSELPSGLQLGTGVRIVGTAKQFSQGNLEVTEQPLDLAIDGRGFMQVLQPDGQIAYTRDGQFQLNSDGDIVSPSGYPLEPNINVPENASTITIGKDGTVTAITDDQSAPQNLGQITLVDFINPQGLQAIGNNLYKATNASGDPTEGEPGLSGLGSLEQGMVEASNVEVVEELVNMITTQRAYEMNSKVVSATDQMLQFITNNIG
- a CDS encoding flagellar basal body rod protein FlgF → MDKALYIGMSGAKQNMLSQRAHANNLANVSTTGFKRDFAQARSMPVFGEHHPTRAYAMSERPGTDLSAGALQDTGRKLDIAVDGEGWLAVQNQQGEEVFTRTGSLQVDVNGLVRLSSGEMVLGNGGPVALPPFDNVQIGSDGTISVVPVGGPPDQLVEVDRLKLVNPPREALEKGLEGFIQRKPDQAIDGPEPAVGDQRVVSGFLESSNVNAVEEMISNLQLSRQYEMQVKVMTTANENSEASARLLQNL
- a CDS encoding flagellar hook protein FlgE — translated: MAFNTGLSGLRAASVDLDVTGNNIANASTVGFKGSKAQFGDLYASGFLSSGNANIGDGVRVQDVKQSFSQGNISFTDSGLDMAINGDGFFTLSNGGEVRYSRAGQFGLDKEGFITNNQNMRLQGFTADEDGNLSGVRGDLQIESGNLAPRRTTELQSDLNLDSRETVLERRVADMGDFGGFTVPATTPSTAGLPQETFEITYDDGSTVTTTINPANVADYSASDVVDVLNGVDGLSASATTQYEGISEADLNTAIGSGSFSFDLAVGNVNVPVDTVGVTDAQSLVNAINTAQAPTINASLVGGNLRLVDNRGNNLTAGFSSTGLTQAPETTVGTVRPQADREITNIVSTAGSTNLADSWTSRSINITNQFNPNDQRTYNHATTTTIYDSLGNSHEISQFYVKQPAPGNGIGVSEWSIYLQIDGEFVGGTDTNPYQARFDQDGNLQSINGDPSGEILIDDWVPKSADGTPNGADGPPAPGNPITTPIPEPPTTSAFVLNLSETTQYGSEFGVTDQQQNGYTTGRLSGLDVSGEGVLFARYTNGQSTSLGQVSLASFSNTNGLAPVGDTAWVETFESGQPIIGAPDTGTLGAIKASSVEESNVDLSAELVNLIIAQRNYQANAKTIETSDAVTQTIINLR
- a CDS encoding flagellar hook assembly protein FlgD; the protein is MSVINPTDASDVLSKYRLDQDKAGDKNALGKNEFMELMIAQLKNQNPLKPQDNGAFISQLAEFSSLEEMQKLSGSVDDVVSQFRSTQALQASAMVGRTVLAPSQIGILGPEGQISGNVQVPATTSGLRVSIENSAGERVRQMDLGAQQPGVAGFDWDGKDGNGNSLPPGPYRIVAEASYPDGQQQLGTMVSANVDSVSLGQGGSVTLNLAGMGSIALSEVQQIN
- the flgC gene encoding flagellar basal body rod protein FlgC; translation: MSLGNIFDIAGSGMTAQSLRLNTTASNIANAETASSSTDETYRARKPVFSAIQQSLMNPSQQNLAFASEREGPGAGVQVDGIVESNAELQMRYEPDHPAANEDGYVFYPNVNVVEEMADMMSSSRSFQMNVDIMNSAKTMMQRILTLGQQ